A single Sylvia atricapilla isolate bSylAtr1 chromosome 11, bSylAtr1.pri, whole genome shotgun sequence DNA region contains:
- the UBA3 gene encoding NEDD8-activating enzyme E1 catalytic subunit isoform X1 gives MADGEEPEKKRRRLEELLADGMAVDGGCGDSADWEGRWNHVRKFLERSGPFTHPDFEPGTQALDFLLSTCKVLVIGAGGLGCELLKNLALSGFRQIHVIDMDTIDVSNLNRQFLFRAKDVGRPKAEVAAEFLNSRIPNCAVVPYFKKIQDMDESFYRQFHIIVCGLDSIIARRWINGMLMSFLHYEDGVLDPSSIIPLIDGGTEGFKGNVRVIIPGMTACVECTLALYPPQVNFPMCTIASMPRLPEHCIEYVRILQWPKEQPFGEGIALDGDDPEHIQWIYQKSLERASQFNIKGVTYRLTQGVVKRIIPAVASTNAVIAAVCATEVFKIATSAYVPLNNYLVFNDVDGLYTYSFEAERKENCPACSQLPQNIEISPSAKLQEILDYLTNNASLQMKSPAITATMYGGNKTLYLQTVASIEERTRPNLSKTLKELGLVDGQELAVADVTTPQTMLFKLHFTT, from the exons ATGGCGGATGGTGAGGAACC ggagaagaaaagaaggaggcTAGAGGAGCTGCTGGCGGATGG AATGGCTGTTGATGGTGGGTGTGGGGACTCTGCAGACTGGGAAGGTCGCTGGAACCATGTAAGGAAGTTCCTGGAGCGATCTGGACCATTCACACATCCCGATTTCGAGCCAGGCACTCAA GCCCTTGATTTTTTGTTAAGCACATGTAAAGTCCTAGTTATTGGAGCAGGAGGATTAGGATGTGAACTCCTGAAAAACCTG gcaCTGTCTGGCTTCAGGCAGATCCATGTTATTGACATGGATACTATAGATGTTTCTAACCTTAATCGACAGTTTTTGTTTCG AGCAAAGGATGTGGGGCGACCAAAAGCAGAAGTTGCAGCAGAATTCCTGAACAGTCGCATTCCCAACTGTGCTGTTGTACC atattttaaaaagattcaAGACATGGATGAAAGCTTCTATCGAC aGTTTCATATTATTGTTTGTGGGCTGGACTCTATAATTGCAAGAAGATGGATAAATGGCATGCTG ATGTCATTTTTGCATTATGAAGATGGTGTCCTGGATCCCAGCTCCATCATCCCTCTGATAGATGGAGGGACAGAAGGGTTCAAAGGAAACGTTCGTGTGATTATTCCCGGGATGACGGCGTGTGTTGAGTGCACACTTGCTCTTTACCCACCACAG GTCAATTTTCCCATGTGCACCATTGCATCCATGCCCAGACTGCCAGAGCATTGCATTGAGTATGTCAGGATATTGCAGTGGCCAAAGGAGCAGCCTTTTGGAG AAGGTATTGCATTGGATGGAGATGACCCTGAACATATACAGTGGATTTACCAGAAGTCTTTAGAAAGAGCATCACAATTTAATATTAAAGGTGTTACCTACAGACTCACCCAAG gGGTGGTTAAACGAATTATTCCAGCAGTAGCTTCTACAAATGCAGTCATTGCAG CTGTTTGCGCCACGGAAGTTTTTAAAATAGCCACAag TGCATATGTTCCTCTTAACAACTACTTGGTGTTCAATGATGTGGATGGATTATACACGTACAGTTTTGAAGCTGAAAGGAAG GAGAACTgtccagcctgcagccagctTCCCCAAAACATAGAGATTTCCCCATCAGCTAAATTGCAGGAGATCCTGGATTACTTGACAAATAATGCTTCTTT GCAGATGAAATCTCCTGCAATCACAGCAACTATGTATGgaggaaataaaacactttatttACAG ACAGTAGCTTCAATTGAAGAACGAACAAGGCCAAATCTTTCCAAGACACTAAAAG aacTGGGGCTTGTGGATGGCCAGGAACTTGCAGTTGCTGATGTTACTACACCACAGACTATGTTGTTCAAGCTTCACTTTACCACTTAA
- the UBA3 gene encoding NEDD8-activating enzyme E1 catalytic subunit isoform X2, producing the protein MADGEEPMAVDGGCGDSADWEGRWNHVRKFLERSGPFTHPDFEPGTQALDFLLSTCKVLVIGAGGLGCELLKNLALSGFRQIHVIDMDTIDVSNLNRQFLFRAKDVGRPKAEVAAEFLNSRIPNCAVVPYFKKIQDMDESFYRQFHIIVCGLDSIIARRWINGMLMSFLHYEDGVLDPSSIIPLIDGGTEGFKGNVRVIIPGMTACVECTLALYPPQVNFPMCTIASMPRLPEHCIEYVRILQWPKEQPFGEGIALDGDDPEHIQWIYQKSLERASQFNIKGVTYRLTQGVVKRIIPAVASTNAVIAAVCATEVFKIATSAYVPLNNYLVFNDVDGLYTYSFEAERKENCPACSQLPQNIEISPSAKLQEILDYLTNNASLQMKSPAITATMYGGNKTLYLQTVASIEERTRPNLSKTLKELGLVDGQELAVADVTTPQTMLFKLHFTT; encoded by the exons ATGGCGGATGGTGAGGAACC AATGGCTGTTGATGGTGGGTGTGGGGACTCTGCAGACTGGGAAGGTCGCTGGAACCATGTAAGGAAGTTCCTGGAGCGATCTGGACCATTCACACATCCCGATTTCGAGCCAGGCACTCAA GCCCTTGATTTTTTGTTAAGCACATGTAAAGTCCTAGTTATTGGAGCAGGAGGATTAGGATGTGAACTCCTGAAAAACCTG gcaCTGTCTGGCTTCAGGCAGATCCATGTTATTGACATGGATACTATAGATGTTTCTAACCTTAATCGACAGTTTTTGTTTCG AGCAAAGGATGTGGGGCGACCAAAAGCAGAAGTTGCAGCAGAATTCCTGAACAGTCGCATTCCCAACTGTGCTGTTGTACC atattttaaaaagattcaAGACATGGATGAAAGCTTCTATCGAC aGTTTCATATTATTGTTTGTGGGCTGGACTCTATAATTGCAAGAAGATGGATAAATGGCATGCTG ATGTCATTTTTGCATTATGAAGATGGTGTCCTGGATCCCAGCTCCATCATCCCTCTGATAGATGGAGGGACAGAAGGGTTCAAAGGAAACGTTCGTGTGATTATTCCCGGGATGACGGCGTGTGTTGAGTGCACACTTGCTCTTTACCCACCACAG GTCAATTTTCCCATGTGCACCATTGCATCCATGCCCAGACTGCCAGAGCATTGCATTGAGTATGTCAGGATATTGCAGTGGCCAAAGGAGCAGCCTTTTGGAG AAGGTATTGCATTGGATGGAGATGACCCTGAACATATACAGTGGATTTACCAGAAGTCTTTAGAAAGAGCATCACAATTTAATATTAAAGGTGTTACCTACAGACTCACCCAAG gGGTGGTTAAACGAATTATTCCAGCAGTAGCTTCTACAAATGCAGTCATTGCAG CTGTTTGCGCCACGGAAGTTTTTAAAATAGCCACAag TGCATATGTTCCTCTTAACAACTACTTGGTGTTCAATGATGTGGATGGATTATACACGTACAGTTTTGAAGCTGAAAGGAAG GAGAACTgtccagcctgcagccagctTCCCCAAAACATAGAGATTTCCCCATCAGCTAAATTGCAGGAGATCCTGGATTACTTGACAAATAATGCTTCTTT GCAGATGAAATCTCCTGCAATCACAGCAACTATGTATGgaggaaataaaacactttatttACAG ACAGTAGCTTCAATTGAAGAACGAACAAGGCCAAATCTTTCCAAGACACTAAAAG aacTGGGGCTTGTGGATGGCCAGGAACTTGCAGTTGCTGATGTTACTACACCACAGACTATGTTGTTCAAGCTTCACTTTACCACTTAA
- the UBA3 gene encoding NEDD8-activating enzyme E1 catalytic subunit isoform X3, with product MAVDGGCGDSADWEGRWNHVRKFLERSGPFTHPDFEPGTQALDFLLSTCKVLVIGAGGLGCELLKNLALSGFRQIHVIDMDTIDVSNLNRQFLFRAKDVGRPKAEVAAEFLNSRIPNCAVVPYFKKIQDMDESFYRQFHIIVCGLDSIIARRWINGMLMSFLHYEDGVLDPSSIIPLIDGGTEGFKGNVRVIIPGMTACVECTLALYPPQVNFPMCTIASMPRLPEHCIEYVRILQWPKEQPFGEGIALDGDDPEHIQWIYQKSLERASQFNIKGVTYRLTQGVVKRIIPAVASTNAVIAAVCATEVFKIATSAYVPLNNYLVFNDVDGLYTYSFEAERKENCPACSQLPQNIEISPSAKLQEILDYLTNNASLQMKSPAITATMYGGNKTLYLQTVASIEERTRPNLSKTLKELGLVDGQELAVADVTTPQTMLFKLHFTT from the exons ATGGCTGTTGATGGTGGGTGTGGGGACTCTGCAGACTGGGAAGGTCGCTGGAACCATGTAAGGAAGTTCCTGGAGCGATCTGGACCATTCACACATCCCGATTTCGAGCCAGGCACTCAA GCCCTTGATTTTTTGTTAAGCACATGTAAAGTCCTAGTTATTGGAGCAGGAGGATTAGGATGTGAACTCCTGAAAAACCTG gcaCTGTCTGGCTTCAGGCAGATCCATGTTATTGACATGGATACTATAGATGTTTCTAACCTTAATCGACAGTTTTTGTTTCG AGCAAAGGATGTGGGGCGACCAAAAGCAGAAGTTGCAGCAGAATTCCTGAACAGTCGCATTCCCAACTGTGCTGTTGTACC atattttaaaaagattcaAGACATGGATGAAAGCTTCTATCGAC aGTTTCATATTATTGTTTGTGGGCTGGACTCTATAATTGCAAGAAGATGGATAAATGGCATGCTG ATGTCATTTTTGCATTATGAAGATGGTGTCCTGGATCCCAGCTCCATCATCCCTCTGATAGATGGAGGGACAGAAGGGTTCAAAGGAAACGTTCGTGTGATTATTCCCGGGATGACGGCGTGTGTTGAGTGCACACTTGCTCTTTACCCACCACAG GTCAATTTTCCCATGTGCACCATTGCATCCATGCCCAGACTGCCAGAGCATTGCATTGAGTATGTCAGGATATTGCAGTGGCCAAAGGAGCAGCCTTTTGGAG AAGGTATTGCATTGGATGGAGATGACCCTGAACATATACAGTGGATTTACCAGAAGTCTTTAGAAAGAGCATCACAATTTAATATTAAAGGTGTTACCTACAGACTCACCCAAG gGGTGGTTAAACGAATTATTCCAGCAGTAGCTTCTACAAATGCAGTCATTGCAG CTGTTTGCGCCACGGAAGTTTTTAAAATAGCCACAag TGCATATGTTCCTCTTAACAACTACTTGGTGTTCAATGATGTGGATGGATTATACACGTACAGTTTTGAAGCTGAAAGGAAG GAGAACTgtccagcctgcagccagctTCCCCAAAACATAGAGATTTCCCCATCAGCTAAATTGCAGGAGATCCTGGATTACTTGACAAATAATGCTTCTTT GCAGATGAAATCTCCTGCAATCACAGCAACTATGTATGgaggaaataaaacactttatttACAG ACAGTAGCTTCAATTGAAGAACGAACAAGGCCAAATCTTTCCAAGACACTAAAAG aacTGGGGCTTGTGGATGGCCAGGAACTTGCAGTTGCTGATGTTACTACACCACAGACTATGTTGTTCAAGCTTCACTTTACCACTTAA
- the TMF1 gene encoding TATA element modulatory factor yields MSWFNASQLSSFAKQALSQAQKSIDRVLDIQAEESPWPDAVIPDYGDGTNSLISGGWDTSSWGLSSNTEPQNQPVSPTAITKPVRRTVVDESENFFSAFLSPTDVQSIQKNPVVSKPPAKSQRPKEEVKSTLKESQHSSQLEGAVTTEAEVKDSSVAALDLKSIDIPEEKSEDNAVLKSDAQHEASTSEVTDKKVSALNFEEPEDSPTEKSSVGGDGAAGAPEGTSQPLGAGTKDLGLEGKERKTEDRQSNTPSPPISTFSSGTSTTSDIEVLDHESVISESSVSSRQEAADSKSSLHLMQTSFQLLSTSACADYNRLDDFQKMTESCSSSDAFERIDSFSVQSLDSRSVSEINSDDELSGRASASASVAVSPSVPKAETVDALKNKSENLNDAPVLHAEEAEMEESGRSATPVNSEQPDVVLVSAVQTVEEQVVKEEAEPQQDAGEQLVEEDTEKQELKKMIDSLTEKLEKREVQLLSTSKERARLEEAYDNLKDEMFRMKEESSSLSSLKEEFAQRIADAEKKLQLACKERDAAKKEVKTVKEELATRLNTNETAELLKEKEEQIKGLMEEGEKLSKQQLHNSNIIKKLRAKEKERENTNTKQSKKIKELEEELQHLKQVLDGKEDLEKQHRDSIKQLNSVVERQEKDLAKLQAEVEELEERNRSVQAALDSAYKELADLHKANATKDSEAQEAALSREMKAKEELGLALEKAQEEARQQQEALAIQVADLRLALQRAEQQAARKEDYLRQEIGELQQRLQEAESRNQELSQSVTSATRPLLRQIENLQATLGAQTSAWEKLEKNLSDRLGESQTLLAAAAERERAATEELLANKIQMSSSESQNSLLRQENTRLQAQLEVERNKLKKMENENSRYEVELEGLKDEYAKTLEDAKKEKALLATQLEMEKMKVEQERKKAILVQEAAKEKDRKSFTVETVSSTPSMSRSSSISGVDMAGLQTSFLSQDDPHDHTFGPIATSGSNLYDAIRMGSGSSIIENLQSQLKLREGEISHLQLEIGNLEKTRSIMAEELVKLTNQNDELEEKVKEIPKLRTQLKDLDQRYNTILQMYGEKAEEAEELRLDLEDVKNMYKTQIDELLKQRQN; encoded by the exons ATGAGCTGGTTCAACGCCTCGCAGCTGTCCAGCTTCGCTAAACAGGCGCTGTCGCAGGCGCAGAAGTCCATCGACCGGGTACTGGACATCCAGGCCGAGGAGAGCCCCTGGCCCGACGCCGTCATCCCCGACTACGGTGACG gaACGAACTCTCTCATAAGTGGAGGATGGGACACATCTTCCTGGGGCTTGAGCTCAAACACAGAACCCCAGAATCAGCCAGTGTCACCCACAGCCATCACAAAGCCAGTGAGGAGGACGGTAGTGGATGAGTCTGAAAACTTCTTCAGTGCCTTTCTCTCCCCCACAGACGTTCAGAGCATACAGAAAAATCCCGTGGTGTCCAAACCTCCAGCCAAATCACAGCGACCCAAAGAGGAGGTGAAAAGCACTTTAAAGGAGTCTCAGCACTCCAGTCAGCTGGAAGGGGCAGTGACAACAGAGGCAGAAGTGAAGGATTCCTCTGTAGCTGCCCTGGACTTGAAAAGCATTGATATTCCCGAGGAGAAATCAGAAGACAATGCTGTGCTTAAGTCTGATGCCCAGCATGAGGCAAGCACAAGTGAAGTTACTGACAAAAAAGTGTCTGCTCTAAATTTTGAGGAACCTGAAGATTCTCCTACTGAAAAATCCAGTGTaggaggggatggagcagcaggtgCACCCGAGGGCACTTCTCAGCCCCTCGGAGCAGGCACAAAAGACCTGGGTttggaagggaaggagagaaagacTGAGGACAGACAAAGCAATACCCCGTCACCTCCCATCAGCACCTTCTCCTCAGGCACTTCCACAACGAGTGATATCGAAGTTCTGGACCACGAAAGTGTGATAAGTGAGAGCTCAGTAAGTTCCAGACAGGAAGCTGCAGATTCCAAATCCAGCCTTCACCTGATGCAGACGTCgttccagctcctctccacgTCTGCCTGCGCGGATTACAATCGCTTAGATGACTTCCAGAAGAtgacagagagctgcagctcctcggATGCCTTTGAAAGAATTGATTCGTTCAGTGTGCAGTCCTTGGACAGCAGGAGTGTCAGTGAAATAAATTCGGATGATGAGTTATCAGGCAGGGCTTCTGCCTCGGCGTCTGTCGCCGTCAGTCCTTCCGTGCCAAAGGCAGAAACGGTTGACgccctgaaaaataaatctgaaaactTGAATGATGCTCCTGTGCTGCATGCTGAGGAGGCTGAGATGGAAGAGAGTGGGAGAAGTGCAACCCCTGTTAATTCTGAGCAGCCAGatgttgttttggtttctgctgTGCAAACTGTTGAAGAGCAGGTTGTGAAGGAGGAGGCCGAGCCCCAGCAGGATGCTGGGGAACAATTGGTAGAAGAGGACACTGAAAAGCAAGAGCttaaaaag ATGATTGATTCCTTAACTgaaaagctggagaagagggaagTACAGTTATTGAGTACTAGTAAAGAAAGGGCTCGCTTGGAAGAAGCTTATGATAACCTCAAAGA TGAAATGTTCAGAATGAAAGAAGAGAGCAGCAGCCTTTCATCTCTTAAAGAGGAGTTTGCTCAGCGAATTGCAGATGCTGAGAAGAAGCTCCAACTAGCCTGCAAAGAGAGAGATGCAGCTAAAAAG GAAGTAAAGACTGTTAAAGAGGAATTGGCTACTAGACTAAATACCAATGAAACTGCTGAAttattgaaagaaaaggaagagcaaatCAAAGGATTAATGGAGGAAG GAGAAAAGCTTTccaaacagcagctgcacaatTCCAACATCATTAAGAAATTAAGAgccaaagagaaagagagagaaaatactaacacaaaacagagcaaaaagaTTAAGGAATTGGAAGAGGAGTTGCAGCATTTAAAACAg GTGCTTGATGGCAAGGAAGACCTTGAGAAGCAGCATCGAGACAGCATTAAACAGCTGAACAGTGTTGTGGAGAGGCAAGAAAAGGACCTTGCTAAACTTCAGGCAGAAGTGGAGGAACTGGAAGAAAGGAACAGGAGTGTGCAGGCAGCACTCGACAGTGCATACAA GGAACTTGCAGATCTTCATAAAGCTAATGCCACCAAGGACAGTGAGGCTCAGGAAGCTGCCCTGAGTCGGGAAATGAAGGCAAAGGAAGAGCTTGGCTTAGCACTTGAAAAGGCCCAGGAGGAGGCTcggcagcagcaggaagcttTGGCAATTCAG GTGGCAGACCTGAGGCTGGCACTGCAAcgtgcagagcagcaggcagcaagAAAAGAAGATTATTTACGGCAGGAAATTGGTGAACTACAACAG AGACTCCAagaagcagagagcaggaacCAAGAGCTGAGCCAGAGTGTCACCTCTGCTACACGGCCCCTTCTGCGGCAGATAGAGAACCTGCAGGCCACGCTGGGGGCACAGACCTCTGCCTGGGAGAAACTGGAGAAGAACCTTTCTGATAGGCTGG GTGAGTCTCAGACTCTTctagcagcagctgctgagcgAGAACGAGCTGCTACAGAAGAACTTCTTGCTAATAAAATTCAGATGTCTTCTTCTGAATCTCAAAATAGTCTCTTAAGGCAAGAAAATACCCGTCTTCAAGCTCAGCTGGAAGTGGAGAGAAACaaattgaagaaaatggaaaatgaaaacagcag GTATGAGGTTGAGCTAGAAGGGCTCAAAGATGAGTATGCAAAAACCTTGGAagatgcaaagaaagaaaag GCACTGCTGGCTACTCAGTTAGAAATGGAGAAGATGAAGGTTgaacaggagaggaagaaggcTATTCTTGTGCAAGAAGCAGCAAAGGAGAAG gaCCGAAAGTCATTTACGGTTGAAACTGTATCAAGTACACCCTCAATGTCCCGCTCCAGTTCCATCAGTGGGGTGGACATGGCAGGTCTTCAGACCTCTTTCCTCTCACAG GATGATCCTCATGATCACACATTTGGACCAATAGCTACCAGTGGTAGCAATCTCTATGATGCAATAAGGATGGGATCAGGTTCAAGTATAATTGAAAACCTTCAGTCACAGCTGAAACTAAGAGAAGGAGAGATTTCACATCTACAG CTGGAAATTGGAAACCTGGAGAAAACTCGATCAATAATGGCAGAAGAGCTGGTTAAATTAACAAATCAAAATGATGAACTTgaagaaaaagtgaaggaaataCCCAAATTACGCACACAGTTAAAG GATCTGGATCAGAGGTACAACACCATTCTCCAGATGTAtggggagaaggcagaggaggctgaggagctcCGGCTGGATCTGGAAGATGTGAAAAACATGTACAAGACTCAGATAGATGAACTtttgaaacaaagacaaaattaa